The genomic region GCGTATTCTAATGCACACCAAAAAATCCAAACCAAAAATGAAAGAGACTCAAAATGCCGTAAGCTTTTTACATAAAGAATAATATGCTCCAGTTACAGTTCAATGCAATGGCCATGCACAAAAGGATTTGTTTTAATGCATTTCTTTCTTGACAGCGAAAATCAAATATAAAGAATACATCAACTCAACATGTTATGATGTAATTCTTCATAAATCATCATTACGTTATCATCAGAAATGTGAATCTTTGATATTTAGTCATATTTATCTATGGCTGTCCTTTATCTCTTTTCTCTATTTGCTGCTTAATACTATCTGGTAACTTGTCATAAAGCTCATCGATTTTCTTGTTACTAGTTATCATTCTATCGGCAATGAAGTTAATCAACTCAAAAAGCATTCCCACTGTTTCTTTGTTATCTCGTAAATCTAATAGGCCTGGATGTACCGCATTGTTTCCAATGACTCTCACATAATCTAAGGCTTGTTGGATTTTTTTATCAAGCCCCTTTTTGNNNNNNNNNNTATCTTCATTTAAATTTTCTCCCTTTTCCCCCAATTGTATCATCAACTTTTGGAGAGCCAGCCTTAAAAGCGCAGCCGCACCACGAGGAGATTTTTGCCAAATCGAAGCCGCTTCAAGATAATCCTGTTTTATTTCGTCACTTAGATCCTGATTAGGAGGCTCAACCGCAAAATTATCCGGATATATCATTTTCCCATTAATCCAAATTGAAAACTCCCCGCAATAAGTACAAACAGAAACTTTTGCTTCTTTAACAGAATTGCTCGACAAATCAACCCACCACTCCATCTCACGAATCACAAGATTATACCAACGCTGATGCGCAAATACGTGGCAATGTGGACAATGAAATGAATCGCTATTATAAGCTGGAGGTATATACTTCTACTTTTCCATGTTTCAGCCTCCTTTCTTTCTGTAAACATTATAAATTATACAACGAAACTACCAAAAAGGTGAAGCAGATCAAAGTTAAAACTAAGTCTTTTAAGCAGCAACGATCTGCTGCTCAACAATTAAATGAGAATCAAAGTATTCATAATTGAAGACTTTCACTCAGTCTCTTTTCCCACCTTTCTCCATCAATTATAATCTTTTCACAATGCTAAGATGCAAAAAAATTTTACAATTGGGCACAGTAATAGGACGATGGAGGAATTTATCAAGATTTTGAAAGAAACAGGAGTGGAGATTGTAGTTGACGTGAGGAGGTTCCCAAAAAGTAAATTTGAACATTTTAACCGCGAGAATCTGGAGATTAGTTTAAAAGAGGTAGGAATTGAGTATTACTATCTCGGTGATAAGCTTGGTGGCTTCAGAAAGGGCGGATACGAAAATTATACAAAGACTAAAGACTTTGAAGAAGGTATCGGCATCCTCACAGAAATTGCCCGAAAGAAACTGACCGCCATTATGTGCGCTGAAAAACTTTTTTTTCGCTGCCACAGAAGATTTATCGCAAGAAAACTTGAAGAAATGGGATTTGAAGTGATTCACCTGTAATACTAATAAACCACAAACATTCCATAATTATTTCCCATTCTGTAAAAATAGACCCCTTGCTTAAGGGAGAGGTGTAGCTCTCCTCTAATCATTTGCCTTCTTACCAACTCTCTCCCTTGAACATCAAAGATACTTAAATTTACAACAGCATCACTTTCTATTAAAAACCTGACGACTCTTTTTCCACAAAGAACTTTCATCCCCTTTTTTGCCACATCGCTAACTCCTACCCAGTTTAGAGAGGCTAAACTTACCTCGGGCATTGAGCCTACAACTTCCTTACTCTCATCCATTTGTAGAAAAATTATAAAAGCAATCTTATCCTCTGCATCTTGCTCTCCTATGGAAAATTCAACGCTGAGACTTACCGAATCGAAAGGAGCAACATCAACCAAAATCCCCTTATAATCAGGAAACATTTTCCTAACAACGTAAACAAGGTGATCCATATCCTGCCAAAGGTAATTGGTATCCACAATAACCTCTGCGGTTCTTAAATGACCCGAAAGGGCGTAAGAATGCTGATTTTTCAATTTCACAAATAATGTACCCTTTCGTAATTGGTAATCGTATTCTCCGCTCACATCAAAACCCACAGGCTGATCCACGACTTTCCTCACATCAAAGGTATCTTTATAAACTCGGTACATTGAAGTATGATCGGACGAACCACCTTCCACTCTTTTAATTCCATCAAACACTGCCACCGGCACACCGGAGATGGAATAATAGAGTCCCCTCTGATAAGATTCAGGAGCATAAAAGGGATCTGTGATGTTTGGGTAATAAACCAATACTGAAACGGTATCCCCGTGATTAATTTTTAACTCCTCCACTCCCCTTATGGCATCGGCACAATATTGACAGGTAGTGGAAGCGAAGACCTCCACTAATACCGTTCTTTGTTCCGCAGAAATTAGAGTAGAAAAAAGCAAAATTAGCATGAAAGCTCTCAATTTCAATCCTCCTTTACACCGGAAATCACAACAAAAGCCCCCTTCCCAAAGCCTACCTCTGGCTCTTCTATCCTATTCTGACTATCAGGGCCAAAGATGGTTTGGTAGATTTCAAAACGGGAATAGCCTGCACCCCTCATCAAATCCAGAATCTCCTCAGGTGTGAAAAAATTTGCATACCTGTAAAACCTGTGGCCCAGCTTTTTCTTTTCCTCATAAAGCTTCCCGAGAAAAGTGTTTCTATCAACAAATCCCGTTATCAACTTACCACCTCTCTTGAGGACCCTCCTTGATTCTCCTATTACCCGCTTTGGGTCTCTAACAAAACAGATGGTGATGGCCGTTAACACGTAATCAAAGATTTCCTCTGAAAAAGGCAGTGCCTCCCCAACTCCTGCCACAACCTTAATGCCCCTTTTCTTCGCGAACCTCAGCATGTTTATAGCCGGGTCAACACCAAATTCTATACCCAGTTCCTCTGCAAACCTTCCCGTTCCCACACCTACCTCAAGACCGATTCCATCAGGCACAACTTTCTTTAAGGCCTTCACCTCTGACTGAAAGAGATAATAATTCCTTTCATACCACTGGTCANNNNNNNNNNNNNNNNNNNNNNNNNNNNNNNNNNNNNNNNNNNNNNNNNNNNNNNNNNNNNNNNNNNNNNNNNNNNNNNNNNNNNNNNNNNNNNNNNNNNNNNNNNNNNNNNNNNNNNNNNNNNNNNNNNNNNNNNNNNNNNNNNNNNNNNNNNNNNNNNNNNNNNNNNNNNNNNNNNNNNNNNNNNNNNNNNNNNNNNNNNNNNNNNNNNNNNNNNNNNNNNNNNNNNNNNNNNNNNNNNNNNNNNNNNNNNNNNNNNNNNNNNNNNNNNNNNNNNNNNNNNNNNNNNNNNNNNNNNNNNNNNNNNNNNNNNNNNNNNNNNNNNNNNNNNNNNNNNNNNNNNNNNNNNNNNNNNNNNNNNNNNNNNNNNNNNNNNNNNNNNNNNNNNNNNNNNNNNNNNNNNNNNNNNNNNNNNNNNNNNNNNNNNNNNNNNNNNNNNNNNNNNNNNNNNNNNNNNNNNNNNNNCGAAAGTGAGAGAGGACAACATCCCGGACCCCGGCGTCCTGCTCCCCATAAGGCATCTCTGGCTCAGAACGAGAAGACAGTGGGCAATAATGAGAATAAGACATACAATAGAAAAGGCGATACACGACTACTTTGATAACCTCGGATTTATAAGGATTGACTCCCCCATTCTCACACCCGCCGCCTGCGAAGGGACCACGACCCTTTTTGAAACCGACTATTTCGGAGAAAAAGCCTATCTATCACAATCAGGCCAGCTCTATCAGGAAGCTGCCTGTATGGCACACGGTAAAACTTACTGCTTTGGTACAATCGTAGTGCGTTAGCGCAAATTCTTCTTGAATGCTTTTACAGATCAATTAGAGATTGCAATCTGCCTTTCCAGGTAAAAAATATCACAATTCTAAAAATTAGGGTCTAACATGACCGATTGATGTACTCCTTTATAAGCAAAAATGCTATAGGAATAGCAAATTTATCAAATAGTCCTTAAAATTCGCAAAAATGGAGGTGCAAATGAGAATTACTGCTTGGTTACTATGTGCGGCTTTGACCTTGCCAGCTACATTATTGGCTCAAGAGGCATTATAAAAACGGAGCCAGCACCTGAAGACATAAGAGAGTCTATAAGCAAACAGCTTTCCAAAGAGGCAAAGAACATCCTGATTGTGAAAGAAGATGATAAAACGCAGCCCAGATTAGTAATTGTAACTTTCGAAGACGGAACCGTTGAAGTGTATAATATGCCTAAAGGCACAGTTTCAGAAGCTGGTACTTCGGGAAGAACCTTCCACACAATCAGCCAGACACTGCTGGGGTTTTCTCTGTACAGCTGGTCATTCCCTTCACTATTTGAACTCAAGGGCAATGCTGCGGGGCAGTAGGACTTTTGACACCTGTGGCGTGGTTTGGCTATTCACTATACTCAGCGAAAAACATCTCGTATCCCGAGGCTCTCGCGGGCTTTCTTGGTGGAATATCAGGCGCAGTGCAAGGTTATTATGTGGTAAGTGATGTAAAAGGTGTTTTCCCGTTATCTATGACGTCAAATTTTCTTGACCGCTATATTGTGAGGAAAACTGGAATCTAACCGGGCATCATATTTAGAAAATCTGTAAATAGCTATAACTCTTTTTATGAAGCCAACATGCTCAACTTGATAATTACAGGTAGAGGTCTTTCTGAAAATGGAATGAGGGGAGCCGCACTTTATTCTCTGCTTAAGAGTTATGGAACCTTTTTGCTTTTCAGAAATTCTAAGAATGTTACGGAAGGAGACGCACTATTTGAAGCTAAGCTTCAAATTCTAGGGGCAGAGTTTTTGCCTCTAATACTTCACAATGTTCAAATGGAAGGACAGGTTAGGGCTTTAACATCGTTCCTAGGATATGCCGCTGGATATGGCGTTGGATTGAAGCTCTCAGAAGACAGAGACCTTTCCTTTGGCAATGCTTTAATAATTGCCTTTTCCCCTGCTCTTGCATCATACCTCGTGGGTGGACTTACGTTACTTTTTACTGAAGATATTCCAGACGAAATGCTAAGCATCTATCCTGTCGTTGATTTGGGTCTAACTTATTTACTGTATCGGAACTTCTCAAGAAGAGAATATCTATCACCTTCCTCGATGCGGATCAATATATCATCTATGGTGGATGTTTTTGTTAAAAACTATGGGATAAGTTTTAATTTTAAGTTTTAAGGAAAAATCAGAACGGTATTGCCTGTTTTCAACTTTTTATCCACCTAATTTTCGCAACTCGTTCGTCGGGCGTATTTTTTCCATTTGGTGCTCTAAGGGTTTGTTGTAAATGGCTTTCTCTAAAACTGTCTTTAGCTTCTCAATCTTATCAGGATTCTTGCTTCTCGGGATACTTCTTAGATCGTATTTTACAGACGATGCTATGCAGGGAATAAGGTTGCCGTCGGCTGTGAGTCTTACGCGGTTGCAAGAACTACAGAATTTGTGAGATAAAGCAGAGATAAGGCCTACGTTCACCTCGCCTTGAGGTAATTTTATGATAAAATATCTTGCAGGTCCATCACCGAAAGTGCCACTTAGAGGTCTTATTTCTCCCAGTGCTTTCATTCTGTCGTAGAATACCTCTTCCCTGACGTAGTCTTCTTTCCATTTTCATCAAAGGGCATTAGTTCGATAAATCCACAGCGGATTTTCTGCAAGTCAACAAATTAGAGGACATATATTGAATTGCGAGTTTGAGCGCACCGATACCTTCGCTAGACATTTCAACCCTCATAAGAGACACATAGAAGAAATTCTTTAAATTATTTTTGTTTTTCCTCAACGCGGGGAAGCAAAAGTGCATTAAGGGTTGGACGTCTATGTCTATTTATTTTAACAAATATAATATTGACAAATCCCGGGAGAAGATATACACTTTAAAAATCTACAAGGAGGGTGCTATGTTAAAAGTACTAAGAAGCACAGGAGTAGTAGTGACTTTAGCAGCTATCCTCTCAGCGCAGGCATCTGCGTGTGATACTTGGGTAGCCATGAAAGATGCTACCGCTGATGGCTCAATTATATTAGCAAAGAACAGCGACAGACCTCCTATGGAAGCGCAACCTCTTGTCCACTTCCCTCGTCAGACATGGAAACCAGGATCCACTGTGAAATGCACATACATTGAAATCCCTCAAGTTAAAGAGACATATGAACATATTGGGTCAAAAATATGGTGGACGTACGGCTACGAGATGGGAATGAATGAGTTCGGAGTCGCAATTGGGAATGAGGCTGTGTGGTCAAAAGAGCCTTATCAATGGGGTGAGGGTCTTTTGGGAATGGATTTGTTGCGCCTTGGTTTGGAGAGAGGAAAAACAGCTTATGAGGCAATGCATGTCATAATTGACCTCCTCGAAAAATATGGTCAATGTGGAGATTGCGAGTATAAGGGAGAATGGGGAAATGCAAATTATCACAACTCATTTATAATTGCGGACCCTAACGAAGCATGGGTTTTGGAAACGGCTGGTAAATATTGGGTTGCCAAGAAGATTACGAGCGGCGTATATTCAATTTCCAATATCTACACAATTGAAAATGACTGGGATGAGGCACACCCTAGGTTAATAGACCATGCGATCGAAATGGGTTGGACAAAAAGCAGAGCTGACTTCAATTTTGCACGCGACTATGGAGCATACTGGACAAAGGAAGGCGCGAATCCTGGGGACATGCAAATAAGACGGAATGCCAGCTTAAGGCGTATGATGGAACAATATGGCAGGATTACAGTGGAAACAATGATGAATATCTGCAGAGATCACCATGAAGGTACTGTTGTGGAACCACGTTGGGGTGCAGCTGAAACGTTCTGGGCAACATTATGCATGCATGATAATCCAAAATCTGGATATCACACCGCGGCTTCAATGGTTGCTCATCTCAGATCCAACATGCCGCCACTCTTGAG from bacterium harbors:
- a CDS encoding DUF488 domain-containing protein, which produces MQKNFTIGHSNRTMEEFIKILKETGVEIVVDVRRFPKSKFEHFNRENLEISLKEVGIEYYYLGDKLGGFRKGGYENYTKTKDFEEGIGILTEIARKKLTAIMCAEKLFFRCHRRFIARKLEEMGFEVIHL
- a CDS encoding class I SAM-dependent methyltransferase translates to DQWYERNYYLFQSEVKALKKVVPDGIGLEVGVGTGRFAEELGIEFGVDPAINMLRFAKKRGIKVVAGVGEALPFSEEIFDYVLTAITICFVRDPKRVIGESRRVLKRGGKLITGFVDRNTFLGKLYEEKKKLGHRFYRYANFFTPEEILDLMRGAGYSRFEIYQTIFGPDSQNRIEEPEVGFGKGAFVVISGVKED
- a CDS encoding C69 family dipeptidase, encoding MLKVLRSTGVVVTLAAILSAQASACDTWVAMKDATADGSIILAKNSDRPPMEAQPLVHFPRQTWKPGSTVKCTYIEIPQVKETYEHIGSKIWWTYGYEMGMNEFGVAIGNEAVWSKEPYQWGEGLLGMDLLRLGLERGKTAYEAMHVIIDLLEKYGQCGDCEYKGEWGNANYHNSFIIADPNEAWVLETAGKYWVAKKITSGVYSISNIYTIENDWDEAHPRLIDHAIEMGWTKSRADFNFARDYGAYWTKEGANPGDMQIRRNASLRRMMEQYGRITVETMMNICRDHHEGTVVEPRWGAAETFWATLCMHDNPKSGYHTAASMVAHLRSNMPPLLRQVYWASFSNPCVNVFKPFYFQGVKVPANYATGTSDYNANSPWWWANRVKLLCDLNYEALAPVAQSVFKQTEKWELNRIQTVEATALDLVRKGKNADAVNLLQSFVNENCTRVESEYKLLNEILEKMVKSLGIKYLYLDYLKSWTKQKKVPLPIE